A genomic segment from Solea senegalensis isolate Sse05_10M unplaced genomic scaffold, IFAPA_SoseM_1 scf7180000016112, whole genome shotgun sequence encodes:
- the aftpha gene encoding aftiphilin a isoform X1: MEPDVIRMYSSSPPPLEDGGEEEDEMFGDFGTFSGVPGSISFTEFDTLTTYNQTQALNATSPPELLTSSRGQMPVNGAHSRHNEHSRANGVIPVNHQSGSPSERTEMKKATANLPNFSASDSTGGELADCNGESAAVLTNGFDVQGSPSSQNSVHYHVEGQSAEDMSAVPVSSLVDEFADFASFSDIEGCCSQTTSKDMDTDAPPGAEWTAEHVPSLEDAVRDTNSTGPGSCSTDADSQRDVAVAQEHAVTSEPLCTNDSVVLNGADAPNWDEDDLSPDATADSEAGQSDEKGSGNETETETETSFGRPLSTDALEEYGDISTTGSAPSPPLQGEPSTPADHSQLAEDDEEEDFGDFGDAGSFGGQGFADEFGDFNSPKFLSRGGEAQDGGKFTEFPASDSFGNFSSAVECTEEEDTGWSAFEEQHQVEEGESWAEFSTEQSAAPSAERRDEEEEEEEEWHESEAPAGNHETCRTDVHTVSLLIRLQKVFESSFPLNAAAASVDGDVVSLKNLLEPREDATPSGSEEGTSLSRDRCVPGVWTQLQDVNEALGLRYQWGGSYCNKTLLCCLGIDTRNILFTGQKKQPVIVPMYAASLGMLEPTKEPLKPVSAAEMIAAIAQAPPAAADQTSCSSDSAQQEALPPVQFDWSSSGLINPLDGSSLLNLDFFGPDDELSCCTSLPGVDPELYELTTSKLDSGTSSSRVADAFARLMLTMEKTSTSTRKPRKDENLSEEASKVIAALPDLSFMQAKVLMFPATLLPLNSRNTTD, translated from the exons ATGGAGCCAGATGTGATCCGCATGTACTCATCCTCACCGCCACCATTGGAGGACgggggtgaggaagaggatgaaatGTTTGGAGACTTTGGCACTTTCTCTGGAGTCCCCGGCAGCATCAGCTTCACAGAGTTTGACACACTTACCACTTACAACCAGACACAAGCTTTGAACGCCACCTCCCCACCTGAGCTCCTCACCAGCAGCAGAGGGCAGATGCCAGTAAACGGCGCCCACAGTCGCCATAATGAACACTCCAGGGCCAATGGCGTCATTCCAGTAAACCATCAGAGTGGCAGTCCCTCAGAaagaactgaaatgaaaaaggCCACCGCCAACTTGCCCAACTTTTCAGCCAGTGACTCGACTGGTGGCGAGCTCGCTGACTGTAATGGCGAAAGTGCAGCAGTGCTAACAAACGGGTTTGACGTTCAGGGAAGTCCCTCCTCACAGAATTCTGTCCACTACCATGTAGAAGGACAGTCTGCTGAGGACATGTCCGCTGTCCCTGTATCCTCCCTAGTAGACGAGTTTGCAGATTTTGCTTCTTTTTCGGACATTGAAGGATGTTGCAGCCAGACAACGAGCAAGGACATGGACACGGACGCTCCCCCAGGGGCTGAGTGGACTGCAGAGCATGTACCGTCCTTAGAGGATGCTGTCAGGGACACAAACAGCACTGGACCTGGTTCCTGCAGCACAGATGCTGACTCTCAAAGGGATGTAGCTGTTGCACAGGAACACGCTGTCACCTCGGAGCCACTTTGCACTAATGATTCCGTCGTGCTCAACGGGGCGGACGCACCGAACTGGGACGAAGATGACCTGTCACCTGACGCAACTGCAGACAGTGAGGCGGGGCAGTCTGACGAGAAGGGCTCTGGGAACGAGACGGAGACGGAAACGGAGACTTCTTTCGGGCGTCCACTCTCGACAGATGCTCTGGAGGAGTATGGTGACATCAGCACCACCGGCTCGGCACCCTCCCCGCCACTTCAAGGCGAGCCCTCCACGCCCGCCGACCACAGCCAGCTAGCAGAagatgacgaggaggaggactttGGCGACTTTGGAGATGCTGGCTCCTTTGGAGGTCAGGGCTTCGCAGATGAATTTGGTGACTTCAACTCCCCCAAATTCCTCAGCAGGGGAGGTGAGGCACAGGATGGCGGAAAGTTTACAGAATTCCCCGCCAGTGACAGTTTTGGGAACTTCAGCTCAGCTGTGGAGTGCACTGAGGAAGAAGACACAGGGTGGAGTGCCTTTGAGGAGCAGCATCAGGTGGAGGAGGGTGAGTCGTGGGCAGAGTTCAGCACGGAGCAGAGCGCTGCTCCCTCTGCAGAGAGacgagacgaggaggaggaggaggaggaggagtggcaTGAAAGTGAAGCTCCAGCAGGAAACCATGAAACCTGCAGGACAGACGTGCACACG GTGTCGCTGTTGATTCGCCTGCAGAAAGTGTTTGAGAGCAGTTTTCCTCTgaacgccgccgccgcctcagTGGACGGTGACGTGGTGTCACTCAAGAACCTGCTGGAGCCTCGAGAGGATGCAACGCCTTCTGGAAGCGAGGAGGGGACAAGCTTGTCACGTGACAG GTGTGTTCCCGGCGTGTGGACGCAGCTGCAGGACGTGAACGAGGCGCTGGGTCTGCGATATCAGTGGGGCGGGTCTTATTGTAACAAaactctgctctgctgcctcggCATCGACACCAGGAACATC CTGTTCACAGGTCAGAAGAAGCAGCCGGTCATCGTGCCCATGTACGCGGCCAGCCTG gGAATGCTGGAACCAACCAAAGAACCGCTTAAACCCGTCTCTGCTGCTGAGATGATCGCCGCCATCGCTCAGGCGCCACCGGCTGCTGCAGACCAAACTTCCTGTTCCTCTGACTCCGCCCAG cagGAGGCGCTCCCTCCGGTCCAGTTTGACTGGAGCAGCAGTGGACTCATCAACCCTCTGGATG GCTCttctctcttaaacctggattTCTTTGGTCCTGATGATGAGTTGAGCTGCTGCACCAGTCTGCCAG GCGTGGACCCTGAACTCTACGAGCTGACCACGTCTAAACTGGACTCGGGAACGTCCAGCAGCCGTGTGGCCGACGCCTTTGCTCGCCTCATGTTGACCATGGAGAAGACCAGCACTTCCACCAG GAAGCCGAGGAAAGACGAGAATCTGAGTGAGGAGGCGTCAAAGGTCATCGCGGCTCTACCCGACCTTTCCTTCATGCAGGCCAAGGTTCTGATGTTTCCCGCCACGCTGTTGCCGCTCAACTCTCGGAACACGACGGACTGA
- the aftpha gene encoding aftiphilin a isoform X2: MEPDVIRMYSSSPPPLEDGGEEEDEMFGDFGTFSGVPGSISFTEFDTLTTYNQTQALNATSPPELLTSSRGQMPVNGAHSRHNEHSRANGVIPVNHQSGSPSERTEMKKATANLPNFSASDSTGGELADCNGESAAVLTNGFDVQGSPSSQNSVHYHVEGQSAEDMSAVPVSSLVDEFADFASFSDIEGCCSQTTSKDMDTDAPPGAEWTAEHVPSLEDAVRDTNSTGPGSCSTDADSQRDVAVAQEHAVTSEPLCTNDSVVLNGADAPNWDEDDLSPDATADSEAGQSDEKGSGNETETETETSFGRPLSTDALEEYGDISTTGSAPSPPLQGEPSTPADHSQLAEDDEEEDFGDFGDAGSFGGQGFADEFGDFNSPKFLSRGGEAQDGGKFTEFPASDSFGNFSSAVECTEEEDTGWSAFEEQHQVEEGESWAEFSTEQSAAPSAERRDEEEEEEEEWHESEAPAGNHETCRTDVHTVSLLIRLQKVFESSFPLNAAAASVDGDVVSLKNLLEPREDATPSGSEEGTSLSRDRCVPGVWTQLQDVNEALGLRYQWGGSYCNKTLLCCLGIDTRNILFTGQKKQPVIVPMYAASLGMLEPTKEPLKPVSAAEMIAAIAQAPPAAADQTSCSSDSAQEALPPVQFDWSSSGLINPLDGSSLLNLDFFGPDDELSCCTSLPGVDPELYELTTSKLDSGTSSSRVADAFARLMLTMEKTSTSTRKPRKDENLSEEASKVIAALPDLSFMQAKVLMFPATLLPLNSRNTTD; the protein is encoded by the exons ATGGAGCCAGATGTGATCCGCATGTACTCATCCTCACCGCCACCATTGGAGGACgggggtgaggaagaggatgaaatGTTTGGAGACTTTGGCACTTTCTCTGGAGTCCCCGGCAGCATCAGCTTCACAGAGTTTGACACACTTACCACTTACAACCAGACACAAGCTTTGAACGCCACCTCCCCACCTGAGCTCCTCACCAGCAGCAGAGGGCAGATGCCAGTAAACGGCGCCCACAGTCGCCATAATGAACACTCCAGGGCCAATGGCGTCATTCCAGTAAACCATCAGAGTGGCAGTCCCTCAGAaagaactgaaatgaaaaaggCCACCGCCAACTTGCCCAACTTTTCAGCCAGTGACTCGACTGGTGGCGAGCTCGCTGACTGTAATGGCGAAAGTGCAGCAGTGCTAACAAACGGGTTTGACGTTCAGGGAAGTCCCTCCTCACAGAATTCTGTCCACTACCATGTAGAAGGACAGTCTGCTGAGGACATGTCCGCTGTCCCTGTATCCTCCCTAGTAGACGAGTTTGCAGATTTTGCTTCTTTTTCGGACATTGAAGGATGTTGCAGCCAGACAACGAGCAAGGACATGGACACGGACGCTCCCCCAGGGGCTGAGTGGACTGCAGAGCATGTACCGTCCTTAGAGGATGCTGTCAGGGACACAAACAGCACTGGACCTGGTTCCTGCAGCACAGATGCTGACTCTCAAAGGGATGTAGCTGTTGCACAGGAACACGCTGTCACCTCGGAGCCACTTTGCACTAATGATTCCGTCGTGCTCAACGGGGCGGACGCACCGAACTGGGACGAAGATGACCTGTCACCTGACGCAACTGCAGACAGTGAGGCGGGGCAGTCTGACGAGAAGGGCTCTGGGAACGAGACGGAGACGGAAACGGAGACTTCTTTCGGGCGTCCACTCTCGACAGATGCTCTGGAGGAGTATGGTGACATCAGCACCACCGGCTCGGCACCCTCCCCGCCACTTCAAGGCGAGCCCTCCACGCCCGCCGACCACAGCCAGCTAGCAGAagatgacgaggaggaggactttGGCGACTTTGGAGATGCTGGCTCCTTTGGAGGTCAGGGCTTCGCAGATGAATTTGGTGACTTCAACTCCCCCAAATTCCTCAGCAGGGGAGGTGAGGCACAGGATGGCGGAAAGTTTACAGAATTCCCCGCCAGTGACAGTTTTGGGAACTTCAGCTCAGCTGTGGAGTGCACTGAGGAAGAAGACACAGGGTGGAGTGCCTTTGAGGAGCAGCATCAGGTGGAGGAGGGTGAGTCGTGGGCAGAGTTCAGCACGGAGCAGAGCGCTGCTCCCTCTGCAGAGAGacgagacgaggaggaggaggaggaggaggagtggcaTGAAAGTGAAGCTCCAGCAGGAAACCATGAAACCTGCAGGACAGACGTGCACACG GTGTCGCTGTTGATTCGCCTGCAGAAAGTGTTTGAGAGCAGTTTTCCTCTgaacgccgccgccgcctcagTGGACGGTGACGTGGTGTCACTCAAGAACCTGCTGGAGCCTCGAGAGGATGCAACGCCTTCTGGAAGCGAGGAGGGGACAAGCTTGTCACGTGACAG GTGTGTTCCCGGCGTGTGGACGCAGCTGCAGGACGTGAACGAGGCGCTGGGTCTGCGATATCAGTGGGGCGGGTCTTATTGTAACAAaactctgctctgctgcctcggCATCGACACCAGGAACATC CTGTTCACAGGTCAGAAGAAGCAGCCGGTCATCGTGCCCATGTACGCGGCCAGCCTG gGAATGCTGGAACCAACCAAAGAACCGCTTAAACCCGTCTCTGCTGCTGAGATGATCGCCGCCATCGCTCAGGCGCCACCGGCTGCTGCAGACCAAACTTCCTGTTCCTCTGACTCCGCCCAG GAGGCGCTCCCTCCGGTCCAGTTTGACTGGAGCAGCAGTGGACTCATCAACCCTCTGGATG GCTCttctctcttaaacctggattTCTTTGGTCCTGATGATGAGTTGAGCTGCTGCACCAGTCTGCCAG GCGTGGACCCTGAACTCTACGAGCTGACCACGTCTAAACTGGACTCGGGAACGTCCAGCAGCCGTGTGGCCGACGCCTTTGCTCGCCTCATGTTGACCATGGAGAAGACCAGCACTTCCACCAG GAAGCCGAGGAAAGACGAGAATCTGAGTGAGGAGGCGTCAAAGGTCATCGCGGCTCTACCCGACCTTTCCTTCATGCAGGCCAAGGTTCTGATGTTTCCCGCCACGCTGTTGCCGCTCAACTCTCGGAACACGACGGACTGA
- the aftpha gene encoding aftiphilin a isoform X4 — protein sequence MEPDVIRMYSSSPPPLEDGGEEEDEMFGDFGTFSGVPGSISFTEFDTLTTYNQTQALNATSPPELLTSSRGQMPVNGAHSRHNEHSRANGVIPVNHQSGSPSERTEMKKATANLPNFSASDSTGGELADCNGESAAVLTNGFDVQGSPSSQNSVHYHVEGQSAEDMSAVPVSSLVDEFADFASFSDIEGCCSQTTSKDMDTDAPPGAEWTAEHVPSLEDAVRDTNSTGPGSCSTDADSQRDVAVAQEHAVTSEPLCTNDSVVLNGADAPNWDEDDLSPDATADSEAGQSDEKGSGNETETETETSFGRPLSTDALEEYGDISTTGSAPSPPLQGEPSTPADHSQLAEDDEEEDFGDFGDAGSFGGQGFADEFGDFNSPKFLSRGGEAQDGGKFTEFPASDSFGNFSSAVECTEEEDTGWSAFEEQHQVEEGESWAEFSTEQSAAPSAERRDEEEEEEEEWHESEAPAGNHETCRTDVHTVSLLIRLQKVFESSFPLNAAAASVDGDVVSLKNLLEPREDATPSGSEEGTSLSRDRCVPGVWTQLQDVNEALGLRYQWGGSYCNKTLLCCLGIDTRNILFTGQKKQPVIVPMYAASLGMLEPTKEPLKPVSAAEMIAAIAQAPPAAADQTSCSSDSAQEALPPVQFDWSSSGLINPLDGVDPELYELTTSKLDSGTSSSRVADAFARLMLTMEKTSTSTRKPRKDENLSEEASKVIAALPDLSFMQAKVLMFPATLLPLNSRNTTD from the exons ATGGAGCCAGATGTGATCCGCATGTACTCATCCTCACCGCCACCATTGGAGGACgggggtgaggaagaggatgaaatGTTTGGAGACTTTGGCACTTTCTCTGGAGTCCCCGGCAGCATCAGCTTCACAGAGTTTGACACACTTACCACTTACAACCAGACACAAGCTTTGAACGCCACCTCCCCACCTGAGCTCCTCACCAGCAGCAGAGGGCAGATGCCAGTAAACGGCGCCCACAGTCGCCATAATGAACACTCCAGGGCCAATGGCGTCATTCCAGTAAACCATCAGAGTGGCAGTCCCTCAGAaagaactgaaatgaaaaaggCCACCGCCAACTTGCCCAACTTTTCAGCCAGTGACTCGACTGGTGGCGAGCTCGCTGACTGTAATGGCGAAAGTGCAGCAGTGCTAACAAACGGGTTTGACGTTCAGGGAAGTCCCTCCTCACAGAATTCTGTCCACTACCATGTAGAAGGACAGTCTGCTGAGGACATGTCCGCTGTCCCTGTATCCTCCCTAGTAGACGAGTTTGCAGATTTTGCTTCTTTTTCGGACATTGAAGGATGTTGCAGCCAGACAACGAGCAAGGACATGGACACGGACGCTCCCCCAGGGGCTGAGTGGACTGCAGAGCATGTACCGTCCTTAGAGGATGCTGTCAGGGACACAAACAGCACTGGACCTGGTTCCTGCAGCACAGATGCTGACTCTCAAAGGGATGTAGCTGTTGCACAGGAACACGCTGTCACCTCGGAGCCACTTTGCACTAATGATTCCGTCGTGCTCAACGGGGCGGACGCACCGAACTGGGACGAAGATGACCTGTCACCTGACGCAACTGCAGACAGTGAGGCGGGGCAGTCTGACGAGAAGGGCTCTGGGAACGAGACGGAGACGGAAACGGAGACTTCTTTCGGGCGTCCACTCTCGACAGATGCTCTGGAGGAGTATGGTGACATCAGCACCACCGGCTCGGCACCCTCCCCGCCACTTCAAGGCGAGCCCTCCACGCCCGCCGACCACAGCCAGCTAGCAGAagatgacgaggaggaggactttGGCGACTTTGGAGATGCTGGCTCCTTTGGAGGTCAGGGCTTCGCAGATGAATTTGGTGACTTCAACTCCCCCAAATTCCTCAGCAGGGGAGGTGAGGCACAGGATGGCGGAAAGTTTACAGAATTCCCCGCCAGTGACAGTTTTGGGAACTTCAGCTCAGCTGTGGAGTGCACTGAGGAAGAAGACACAGGGTGGAGTGCCTTTGAGGAGCAGCATCAGGTGGAGGAGGGTGAGTCGTGGGCAGAGTTCAGCACGGAGCAGAGCGCTGCTCCCTCTGCAGAGAGacgagacgaggaggaggaggaggaggaggagtggcaTGAAAGTGAAGCTCCAGCAGGAAACCATGAAACCTGCAGGACAGACGTGCACACG GTGTCGCTGTTGATTCGCCTGCAGAAAGTGTTTGAGAGCAGTTTTCCTCTgaacgccgccgccgcctcagTGGACGGTGACGTGGTGTCACTCAAGAACCTGCTGGAGCCTCGAGAGGATGCAACGCCTTCTGGAAGCGAGGAGGGGACAAGCTTGTCACGTGACAG GTGTGTTCCCGGCGTGTGGACGCAGCTGCAGGACGTGAACGAGGCGCTGGGTCTGCGATATCAGTGGGGCGGGTCTTATTGTAACAAaactctgctctgctgcctcggCATCGACACCAGGAACATC CTGTTCACAGGTCAGAAGAAGCAGCCGGTCATCGTGCCCATGTACGCGGCCAGCCTG gGAATGCTGGAACCAACCAAAGAACCGCTTAAACCCGTCTCTGCTGCTGAGATGATCGCCGCCATCGCTCAGGCGCCACCGGCTGCTGCAGACCAAACTTCCTGTTCCTCTGACTCCGCCCAG GAGGCGCTCCCTCCGGTCCAGTTTGACTGGAGCAGCAGTGGACTCATCAACCCTCTGGATG GCGTGGACCCTGAACTCTACGAGCTGACCACGTCTAAACTGGACTCGGGAACGTCCAGCAGCCGTGTGGCCGACGCCTTTGCTCGCCTCATGTTGACCATGGAGAAGACCAGCACTTCCACCAG GAAGCCGAGGAAAGACGAGAATCTGAGTGAGGAGGCGTCAAAGGTCATCGCGGCTCTACCCGACCTTTCCTTCATGCAGGCCAAGGTTCTGATGTTTCCCGCCACGCTGTTGCCGCTCAACTCTCGGAACACGACGGACTGA
- the aftpha gene encoding aftiphilin a isoform X3 — protein sequence MEPDVIRMYSSSPPPLEDGGEEEDEMFGDFGTFSGVPGSISFTEFDTLTTYNQTQALNATSPPELLTSSRGQMPVNGAHSRHNEHSRANGVIPVNHQSGSPSERTEMKKATANLPNFSASDSTGGELADCNGESAAVLTNGFDVQGSPSSQNSVHYHVEGQSAEDMSAVPVSSLVDEFADFASFSDIEGCCSQTTSKDMDTDAPPGAEWTAEHVPSLEDAVRDTNSTGPGSCSTDADSQRDVAVAQEHAVTSEPLCTNDSVVLNGADAPNWDEDDLSPDATADSEAGQSDEKGSGNETETETETSFGRPLSTDALEEYGDISTTGSAPSPPLQGEPSTPADHSQLAEDDEEEDFGDFGDAGSFGGQGFADEFGDFNSPKFLSRGGEAQDGGKFTEFPASDSFGNFSSAVECTEEEDTGWSAFEEQHQVEEGESWAEFSTEQSAAPSAERRDEEEEEEEEWHESEAPAGNHETCRTDVHTVSLLIRLQKVFESSFPLNAAAASVDGDVVSLKNLLEPREDATPSGSEEGTSLSRDRCVPGVWTQLQDVNEALGLRYQWGGSYCNKTLLCCLGIDTRNILFTGQKKQPVIVPMYAASLGMLEPTKEPLKPVSAAEMIAAIAQAPPAAADQTSCSSDSAQQEALPPVQFDWSSSGLINPLDGVDPELYELTTSKLDSGTSSSRVADAFARLMLTMEKTSTSTRKPRKDENLSEEASKVIAALPDLSFMQAKVLMFPATLLPLNSRNTTD from the exons ATGGAGCCAGATGTGATCCGCATGTACTCATCCTCACCGCCACCATTGGAGGACgggggtgaggaagaggatgaaatGTTTGGAGACTTTGGCACTTTCTCTGGAGTCCCCGGCAGCATCAGCTTCACAGAGTTTGACACACTTACCACTTACAACCAGACACAAGCTTTGAACGCCACCTCCCCACCTGAGCTCCTCACCAGCAGCAGAGGGCAGATGCCAGTAAACGGCGCCCACAGTCGCCATAATGAACACTCCAGGGCCAATGGCGTCATTCCAGTAAACCATCAGAGTGGCAGTCCCTCAGAaagaactgaaatgaaaaaggCCACCGCCAACTTGCCCAACTTTTCAGCCAGTGACTCGACTGGTGGCGAGCTCGCTGACTGTAATGGCGAAAGTGCAGCAGTGCTAACAAACGGGTTTGACGTTCAGGGAAGTCCCTCCTCACAGAATTCTGTCCACTACCATGTAGAAGGACAGTCTGCTGAGGACATGTCCGCTGTCCCTGTATCCTCCCTAGTAGACGAGTTTGCAGATTTTGCTTCTTTTTCGGACATTGAAGGATGTTGCAGCCAGACAACGAGCAAGGACATGGACACGGACGCTCCCCCAGGGGCTGAGTGGACTGCAGAGCATGTACCGTCCTTAGAGGATGCTGTCAGGGACACAAACAGCACTGGACCTGGTTCCTGCAGCACAGATGCTGACTCTCAAAGGGATGTAGCTGTTGCACAGGAACACGCTGTCACCTCGGAGCCACTTTGCACTAATGATTCCGTCGTGCTCAACGGGGCGGACGCACCGAACTGGGACGAAGATGACCTGTCACCTGACGCAACTGCAGACAGTGAGGCGGGGCAGTCTGACGAGAAGGGCTCTGGGAACGAGACGGAGACGGAAACGGAGACTTCTTTCGGGCGTCCACTCTCGACAGATGCTCTGGAGGAGTATGGTGACATCAGCACCACCGGCTCGGCACCCTCCCCGCCACTTCAAGGCGAGCCCTCCACGCCCGCCGACCACAGCCAGCTAGCAGAagatgacgaggaggaggactttGGCGACTTTGGAGATGCTGGCTCCTTTGGAGGTCAGGGCTTCGCAGATGAATTTGGTGACTTCAACTCCCCCAAATTCCTCAGCAGGGGAGGTGAGGCACAGGATGGCGGAAAGTTTACAGAATTCCCCGCCAGTGACAGTTTTGGGAACTTCAGCTCAGCTGTGGAGTGCACTGAGGAAGAAGACACAGGGTGGAGTGCCTTTGAGGAGCAGCATCAGGTGGAGGAGGGTGAGTCGTGGGCAGAGTTCAGCACGGAGCAGAGCGCTGCTCCCTCTGCAGAGAGacgagacgaggaggaggaggaggaggaggagtggcaTGAAAGTGAAGCTCCAGCAGGAAACCATGAAACCTGCAGGACAGACGTGCACACG GTGTCGCTGTTGATTCGCCTGCAGAAAGTGTTTGAGAGCAGTTTTCCTCTgaacgccgccgccgcctcagTGGACGGTGACGTGGTGTCACTCAAGAACCTGCTGGAGCCTCGAGAGGATGCAACGCCTTCTGGAAGCGAGGAGGGGACAAGCTTGTCACGTGACAG GTGTGTTCCCGGCGTGTGGACGCAGCTGCAGGACGTGAACGAGGCGCTGGGTCTGCGATATCAGTGGGGCGGGTCTTATTGTAACAAaactctgctctgctgcctcggCATCGACACCAGGAACATC CTGTTCACAGGTCAGAAGAAGCAGCCGGTCATCGTGCCCATGTACGCGGCCAGCCTG gGAATGCTGGAACCAACCAAAGAACCGCTTAAACCCGTCTCTGCTGCTGAGATGATCGCCGCCATCGCTCAGGCGCCACCGGCTGCTGCAGACCAAACTTCCTGTTCCTCTGACTCCGCCCAG cagGAGGCGCTCCCTCCGGTCCAGTTTGACTGGAGCAGCAGTGGACTCATCAACCCTCTGGATG GCGTGGACCCTGAACTCTACGAGCTGACCACGTCTAAACTGGACTCGGGAACGTCCAGCAGCCGTGTGGCCGACGCCTTTGCTCGCCTCATGTTGACCATGGAGAAGACCAGCACTTCCACCAG GAAGCCGAGGAAAGACGAGAATCTGAGTGAGGAGGCGTCAAAGGTCATCGCGGCTCTACCCGACCTTTCCTTCATGCAGGCCAAGGTTCTGATGTTTCCCGCCACGCTGTTGCCGCTCAACTCTCGGAACACGACGGACTGA